The sequence TCGGCTCCCACGGGGATGACGCAGGCGGTCGCCTTCATCGGCTGATCCGACAGATTATCGAGCAGCCATTTTTCCCGTGCCGGGTCCATGAGATGGGGGTGGTCCTTGGCCGCGGCGCGCTGCATTTCGTGCACGCCCGACCCGACTGGGCCTTCGCCCGCCTCAAGCATCGCATCCAGCGCGGCGAGCTGGTCTTCGGGCACATAGCCCATGAGGGATGCGATCCGTTCCCCCGACCGGGGCACGATGGCGTCAAGATAGATGATGGAGGCGATCCGGTCGCCCACCTCGGCGATCACGCCGGGCGCGACCGTGCCGGCATAGCTGTGCGCCACCAGAACGACGTCGCGCAGATCTTCATATTGGAAGACATTGGCAATATCGCGCACATGGGTCGCATTGCCGACATTGCGGCCGATCAGATGCTCACGCTCGCCAAAGCCGGTGAAGGTCGGCGTGTAGACCTTGTGGCCCTTGGCCTCCAGAATTTCGCGGACATATTTCCATGTCCAGCCGCCCATGCCGCCGCCATGGAGAAGTAGGAATGTGGTCATGACGATCAGGCCTCCGCCGGTTCTGTGTTCTGGATAAATTCGGGGAATGGGTCGGGTCCCCACAGGAACATGCTGTCCTCCGGCGCATGGTTGGCGGCCGGCCAGTCGACATCATGCGGGATGAAGTCGATATCGGCCGAATATTCGCTGAAGCTGCCCCACGGATCGCGCACATAATAGAAATAATTGGCGCCCAGCACATGCTGGCCTAAACCCCAGTTCGGGCCATAGCCCGCGCGCGCCATGGTCGCGCCGCCCAGGCCCACTTCCATTACCGACCCCACGTCCCAGCTATTGTGATGCATGCCCCGTCGATCGGACAGGACGAGGGCCAGCAGATGATGATCGCTGCCATGAGCGCCGTGGAGGAAGGCGACGGCCGGTTCGCTCTTGTCGGACAGGCGCAGGCCGAGCGTCTTTTCATAGAAGTCGATCGCTGCATTCACGTCGGTCGTGAAGATCGCGAAATGCGAAAGGCGGCGAGGGTGAACCTTTGGCGCCTTGCTGTTGGGGATCGCGCCGGATTGGCCCGGCGCCGCGCTGACGAAGGTGAACTCGCTCTTTTCCGACGGCGTCGCCTTGTCGGCAACGCGGACATTGATCGGCAGGCCATCGAAGCCCGCGAACCAGATGCCGTCGGCCTCCGCGCCTTCGGGCGGTTCGATCCGGGTGACGCCGCAGCCGTCGAGATGGGCGGCGAAGGCATCCGCCTCGTCCGGATAGATGCCGAAGCTCAGATAGCGCAGCCGCTTGGCGTCACCGCCCTGGCTCACCACCGCCCAGCGATGCGGATTGTCGACCGCATAAAGTTCCAGCGTGTCATTCCGCTCGCGGACGTCGAGCCCGAAGAGCGTGTAGAATGTCCGCGCGGCTTCCAGATCGGGCACTTCGACCGCGAAATGATCGATGGAATGGACGCCCAAACTATTGGTGCGACGTCCCGACGGGCTGTTCTGGTTCATCCTTCCCTCCTTGGCTGGCCGGGCACCGACGGAGCGGCGCCCGGCCTGTCGATCATGCTGCCTTGATGGGGTTCACCAACAGGCCGATTTTTTCGATTTCCACTTCGCACACATCGCCATCCTTCATGAACAGCGGTGGCTTGCGGGCAAGGCCGATGCCCGACGGGGTGCCCATAACCAGAACGTCGCCCGCTTCCAACGTGAAGCAGGTGGAGAGGAGGGCGACCGTATCGGCAACGTCGAACACCATGTCGGAGGTGTTCGCGCTCTGCACCACTTGGCCGTTGAGACGAGTTTCGATCTTGAGGCCGGCGCCGCCCGCAGGCAGTTCGTCGGCCGTCACCAGCCAAGGGCCAAAGGCGCCGGTGTCGTCGAAATTCTTGCCGACCGTCCACTGCGGCGTCTTGAGCTGATAGTCGCGGATCGAACCGTCGTTGAACACCGAATAGGCGACGATATGCGACAGCGCGTCGTCCTTGCTGATATCCTTGCCACCCTTGCCGACAACCGCGACCATTTCCGCCTCATAATCGAGTTGATCGGAACAGTTCGGCTTGATGATCGGCGCACCATGGCCGATGAGGCTCGAATTGAAACGGCCGAATACCGTCGGGAATTCGGGTACGGTAAATCCGCCCTCAGCCGCGTGATCCTTATAGTTGAGACCCAGGCACAGTATCTTGGGCGCCTTGACGAGGGGCGGGAGGAAAGTGAGGTCTTCAATCTGCACGTCCTCGCCCTCTGCGCTGACTTTCGCGCCGGCGTCCGTCAGGGCGCTGCCGCCGCTGGCGATCAGTACATCCAGATCATAGAGGGCAGCGTCACCGAACAGCGCCTTGACGCCCGCGCCCGTGTCCACTGCCACACCGACCGCGCCATTCTTCGTTACCTTGGCCAACCGCATATGCAAACCTCCTGAGAATCTGTCCCACCGACTGAGCCTACGGCATGGGAGTGAATGAAATATATTTCAAGTTACAAAATACATCTTGCCGAATTGCCACGCGTGGCGAAGCTGATATAGTTGCTTTGATGATCAAGAAGCTGAGCCTGACCGAACGCGCCTACCGGCAATTGCGCGACGATCTTCTGACCTGTCGGCTGGTGCCGGGCGCGAAAATCAACATCAAGGATATCACGGAAACGCAGGGCTTCAGTCTCGGGGCGGTGCGCGAAGCCCTGTCGCGGCTCACGTCCGAGGGTTTTGTGACGCAGGACGATGCGCGGGGTTTTCGGGTGACGCCGATATCGATCGGGGACTTGACCGATCTGGTCAGGGTCCGCGGCGAGATTGAAGGGCAATGTCTCCGGCGCGCCATCGAGAAGGGCGGCCTGGACTGGGAAGCCTCGATCGTCAGCGCGGCCCACAGGTTGAGCAAGACCCCGACCCGCGATCCGCGGGAGGCGGCCCGTCTGAACGAGGATTATGCCGCCGCCCACGCGGCCTTCCACCACGCGCTGGTCGTGGCGTGCGACAGTCCATGGCTGCTCAAGATGCGCGACTGGCTCTATGCCCAGTCGGAGCGCTACCGTTATCTCACCGTACCCTTGGCTCGTGGCGACCGGGACTTGGTTCACGAACATGCGCAGATCGTCGATGCGGCGCTTGCGCGGGACGCCGACCGCGCCGTGACGCTGCTGACGGACCATTTGATGGCCACAGCGCAGCTGTTGATCGACCCGCAAAATGCGCGGGGCGGGACCGATGCCGAATGGACGGCTGGCGTGGATCGGGCCCCGTGATGCCATATCAGCTCTGCCGGTTCTGACCGGTGCCACCGCCGCTGGCGGGCATCAGCATGTTGCTCATGCCGCCATCGACCAGCAGGTCGACGCCGCTGATATGGCCGGCATGGGGACCGATCAGAAACAGGATCGCCTGCGCGACATCCTCGGCCACGCCCAGCTTGCGCAGGGGAATATTGGCTTCCCGCTGATCCCGCCGCGACTGGTCCTTATATCCTGCAGCCGTCATCGGCGTGTAGGTGGGGCCGGGCGACGCCGTATTGCATCGGATACCGTCCGGACCCCATTCGATACTGAGCTGGCGTATCATCATCAGCAAAGCGGCCTTGCTGGATGAATAGAAGCCAAGCCCGGGCGTAGGCTGGGTGGCCGACATGGACGCGGTCGCGACGAAAGCACCCTTGCTCTTCCTGAGGTGAGGATGCGCCGCCTTGCCCAGCAGCCAGGAAGAGCGCGTGTTGATGGCGAAGATGCGATCGAAATCGCCAATCGGCAGTTCGACCAGCGCGCCGCCCATGATGATGCCGGCATTGCTGATGACGGCGTCGATGCCGTCCATATGCGCGAGCGCCGCAGCCACGATCCGGTCGCCACAATCCGGTTCGGCCAGATCGACCACGCAGGTCGCCGCGGCGGGGCCGACGGCATCGGCCACCACCTGAAGATTGACCGCGTCGCGATCCGCGAGCAGCAACCGGTGTTCGCCCGGAATCACGGACCCGGCCGCCAGCAGCTCGGCGCAGGCCCTGCCGATGCCGCTTGCAGCACCCGTGATGATCACCCGCATATTACTCTCCCTACACTTCCATGGCGTCGACGCGCCATGCTTCACTCTTTCAGGCCCAGTTCGTCCATCAACGCGCCGCGCAGCTTGAACTTCTGGATCTTCGATGCCGACATCGGCCATTCGTCGATGAAACGGATATGCCGCGGAACCTTGAAGGAAGCGAGGCGCTGGCGGGTGAAGGCGATAAGTTCCTCCGCTTCGACCTCGACCTCGCCTTCGCGTTCGACATAGGCGGCTGGAATTTCCGCCAGCCGCTCGTCCGGCAGCCCGACGACCTGCGCCAGGCGAACTGCCGGATGGGTGGCCAGCACTGCCTCGACCTCGGCGGCGGCGACGTTTTCCCCGCCCACTTTCAGCATATCCTTGAACCGGCCATGGAACATGACATGGCCGTGTTCGTCGATCGAGCCGATATCGGCGCTATGATACCAGCCTTCGGCGTCCAGCGCCTCCGCCGTCTTTTCCGGATCCTTGTAATAACCGTCGAACAGATTGTAGCCACGAATGAGAATTTCGCCGCGTTCGTTCACGCCCTTTTCCGCGCCGGTTTCGGGATCGACGATCTTCATCTCTATGCCGGCCAGGGGAAAGCCCAGCTTCTTGAAGCCCATTTCCGGGTCCATCGCATAGCCGCCGGTGGTGACGATGCCGGTCGCCTCGGTCATGCCCATGGTGCCCACCTGCAGCATGTTCGGGGCCTTTTCCCGATAGGCCTCGCCCACGCGATCCGGCATGAAGGCGAAGCAGCTATTTTGCAGGCGCACCGACGACATGTCGGTCTTGGTCCAGTCGGGATGGGTGATCATGGCCTGATGGAATGTGACGAAGGGCAGGAACATCATCGTCACCCCTTCATCCTCGATCTGCCGCAGACTCTCCCCGGCATCGAAATGCGGCTGGCCGATGAAGGTGCCGCCCACGTCCATCGCGCCCAGCATGCAGAGCATGGCGGCGATATGGAACAGCGGCAGCGGCGACCAGGCGCGCTCGTCGGGCTGGAAAGACCAGCGATAGCGGGCGAGATTCGATGCCTCCCGGGTGACGGCCTCA is a genomic window of Sphingomonas bisphenolicum containing:
- a CDS encoding fumarylacetoacetate hydrolase family protein — translated: MRLAKVTKNGAVGVAVDTGAGVKALFGDAALYDLDVLIASGGSALTDAGAKVSAEGEDVQIEDLTFLPPLVKAPKILCLGLNYKDHAAEGGFTVPEFPTVFGRFNSSLIGHGAPIIKPNCSDQLDYEAEMVAVVGKGGKDISKDDALSHIVAYSVFNDGSIRDYQLKTPQWTVGKNFDDTGAFGPWLVTADELPAGGAGLKIETRLNGQVVQSANTSDMVFDVADTVALLSTCFTLEAGDVLVMGTPSGIGLARKPPLFMKDGDVCEVEIEKIGLLVNPIKAA
- a CDS encoding class I adenylate-forming enzyme family protein; this translates as MVTQGEDCAPFRISATTLGDLLLKGWDKASDKEALVFPGERKTYDDVVQSVLKRARGLKALGIRRGDHVGILLPSSIEFVETLFANAMCGAVSVLMNARYKAPEMAYVAQNADLAAIITNDMVSEHIDFGRRLVEAFPDLPKAADSSALTLADAPMLKRIIMLGGRSIPGFVDQATFDAAVQQVEEAEIHASRLTVRVRDTAMILYTSGTSANPKGCLLSHEAVTREASNLARYRWSFQPDERAWSPLPLFHIAAMLCMLGAMDVGGTFIGQPHFDAGESLRQIEDEGVTMMFLPFVTFHQAMITHPDWTKTDMSSVRLQNSCFAFMPDRVGEAYREKAPNMLQVGTMGMTEATGIVTTGGYAMDPEMGFKKLGFPLAGIEMKIVDPETGAEKGVNERGEILIRGYNLFDGYYKDPEKTAEALDAEGWYHSADIGSIDEHGHVMFHGRFKDMLKVGGENVAAAEVEAVLATHPAVRLAQVVGLPDERLAEIPAAYVEREGEVEVEAEELIAFTRQRLASFKVPRHIRFIDEWPMSASKIQKFKLRGALMDELGLKE
- a CDS encoding VOC family protein, translating into MNQNSPSGRRTNSLGVHSIDHFAVEVPDLEAARTFYTLFGLDVRERNDTLELYAVDNPHRWAVVSQGGDAKRLRYLSFGIYPDEADAFAAHLDGCGVTRIEPPEGAEADGIWFAGFDGLPINVRVADKATPSEKSEFTFVSAAPGQSGAIPNSKAPKVHPRRLSHFAIFTTDVNAAIDFYEKTLGLRLSDKSEPAVAFLHGAHGSDHHLLALVLSDRRGMHHNSWDVGSVMEVGLGGATMARAGYGPNWGLGQHVLGANYFYYVRDPWGSFSEYSADIDFIPHDVDWPAANHAPEDSMFLWGPDPFPEFIQNTEPAEA
- a CDS encoding SDR family NAD(P)-dependent oxidoreductase — encoded protein: MRVIITGAASGIGRACAELLAAGSVIPGEHRLLLADRDAVNLQVVADAVGPAAATCVVDLAEPDCGDRIVAAALAHMDGIDAVISNAGIIMGGALVELPIGDFDRIFAINTRSSWLLGKAAHPHLRKSKGAFVATASMSATQPTPGLGFYSSSKAALLMMIRQLSIEWGPDGIRCNTASPGPTYTPMTAAGYKDQSRRDQREANIPLRKLGVAEDVAQAILFLIGPHAGHISGVDLLVDGGMSNMLMPASGGGTGQNRQS
- a CDS encoding alpha/beta fold hydrolase gives rise to the protein MTTFLLLHGGGMGGWTWKYVREILEAKGHKVYTPTFTGFGEREHLIGRNVGNATHVRDIANVFQYEDLRDVVLVAHSYAGTVAPGVIAEVGDRIASIIYLDAIVPRSGERIASLMGYVPEDQLAALDAMLEAGEGPVGSGVHEMQRAAAKDHPHLMDPAREKWLLDNLSDQPMKATACVIPVGAETINRPVDYIAAAVTVMTAMHDRARELGWTIHDHPGDHALLVGDPEGTTDLILKISGAGVLA
- a CDS encoding GntR family transcriptional regulator; protein product: MIKKLSLTERAYRQLRDDLLTCRLVPGAKINIKDITETQGFSLGAVREALSRLTSEGFVTQDDARGFRVTPISIGDLTDLVRVRGEIEGQCLRRAIEKGGLDWEASIVSAAHRLSKTPTRDPREAARLNEDYAAAHAAFHHALVVACDSPWLLKMRDWLYAQSERYRYLTVPLARGDRDLVHEHAQIVDAALARDADRAVTLLTDHLMATAQLLIDPQNARGGTDAEWTAGVDRAP